The Acropora palmata chromosome 10, jaAcrPala1.3, whole genome shotgun sequence genome contains a region encoding:
- the LOC141894076 gene encoding acyl-coenzyme A thioesterase 13-like, with amino-acid sequence MAALEKLRKLLMTAGTRAKTTERFDRLMKKVDLLSCEEGKASFKMTVEEGHLNGVGTLHGGMTATLIDNLTTLAILTKPPHQSGVSVDMSISYLRPARIGDEIVINTEVTKLGQSLAFTSAELVHQDGKIIAKGSHTKYVGERASTPAAETV; translated from the exons ATGGCGGCTCTGGAAAAACTTCGAAAACTTTTGATGACTGCTGGAACGCGTGCCAAAACCACAGAAAGGTTTGATCGTTTGATGAAAAAG GTTGACCTCCTGTCATGCGAGGAAGGCAAGGCATCATTCAAGATGACAGTAGAGGAAGGTCATCTTAATGGTGTTGGAACCCTACATGGGGGAATGACGGCAACTTTAATTGACAACTTAACAACACTTGCCATTCTTACTAAGCCTCCACACCAATCTGGTGTCAGCGTTGATATGAGCATAAGCTATTTGAGACCTGCCAGGATTGGAGATGAGATTGTCATAAATACAGAGGTTACAAAACTGGGCCAGTCATTAGCCTTCACCTCAGCTGAATTGGTTCACCAAGATGGGAAAATCATAGCAAAAGGGAGCCACACCAAGTATGTGGGAGAACGTGCATCAACTCCTGCGGCAGAGACAGTATGA
- the LOC141894075 gene encoding ATPase family AAA domain-containing protein 2-like: MVKTRESTRVLYTLRSGNGRGKNIANRNGNELSSDESGLDSKPFPPETRRLRSSAEFDGGGYPNLKATVPLTRSTRRSARLFGDASELTYSVETRTHGGRATAGRGKGGRVSISSVQKKSKNSKKVFADKCELIRRSDRKRRKVYETLNVQMLTDHRFLTDFENSKPPKNSMERKRYFMEEESDSQTEGDEDALVRTPSMYDLVKRKHDQTPTPEKRSNRSSIHKQQDQREETEEEEDDEEEDDEEEDDEEDDDEEDEDEDEDEDDGDGEEEKDYKGYQLRQRRPIPNRYIAPPLKTCSRGKRGTIHLPITKKREKRQKPPKYASPVRRMQRHKRKAINMSSSTSSSDESGNEKDERKFERRKSKSMAKARGRCLPMNFTMEDATCGIIKERARIGSSLADVDPMNINNKVMFDAVGGLNKQIRALKEMVLFPLMYPEVFEKFKVAPPRGVLFHGPPGTGKTLVARALANECSQGDKKVAFFMRKGADCLSKWVGESERQLRLLFDQAFTMRPSIIFFDEIDGLAPVRSSRQDQIHSSIVSTLLALMDGLDSRGEIVVIGATNRIDAIDPALRRPGRFDREFQFSLPDKNARRSILTIHTCEWEPKLLPSFVNELSGRCVGYCGADIKALCTEAALFALRRRYPQIYNSSKKLLLDVNSIEVTAKDFQKAMKTIVPASQRSVVSPARPLLPHMWPLLKKTVAQAVEILKNVFPPAHVKTVMEGSPCKLSSISNNSRHENRTNTASFVSDEEVSSDDDYGPSIFEPVSGSSRSERYMRRVQQFSSNSGHETVIQHQSSFFCSASSQDRGALSIYRPRMLICGEKGMGQSAHLAPALLHTMEHMTVYCLDLPALFGVASKTPEEACAQLFREARRTSPCVVYSPHFDSIWNATGDSLHATLLSLLQDLPPLAPVLFLATADKSWCNLPSIMQELFSEETGQVFLVEDPTFSERKCFFSDVLDKSLQLPKPKESKRDRDLEVLPFAPTPPPRQLSEAELSKARQDEENTMRELRIFLRDVHTKLITDRRFKEFSKPVDLLEVPDYLEVIKEPMDLATILHRIDCHYYNTCAQYLADVDLITSNALKYNPDRDPLDKLIRHRACELSDLAHSHIKSQLEPEFEKICEEIVSARERRGESTAAAPPYVLTAPVTQGTPTVVSVSHPKGTEKSAVEVSDITFVSESQPQSNTCTTQKRKAKKPRRKAPVYWGKKPSKRKPDAKRNLNIDSHLVKAEKDFLQNDGHSEGDRTEDVACNFVGVKATVNDTRKGEESDANINEQCDIQNTQHDSHDVNMKEDEVETYRLFNGDGDLLHAKDPIEFCNDVISSTNTELISQLSDGNPKNSQTISTVNGIIEEDNPEGNTQDMNPHGDSNSNTVPEMELSRSSLNTSNKELDKLAGNSDDICSQVTDGMKEKLDFLLHLLVESTKGSCIETLERCYSALQFCIHQHRYCHDKAKLLQDLEEVIGGLRVSQRTTIS, from the exons ATGGTGAAAACCAGAGAAAGTACACGTGTTCTTTACACCTTACGCTCTGGAAACGGTCGAGGAAAGAATATAGCGAATAGAAACGGGAAT GAATTGTCAAGCGATGAAAGTGGACTTGATTCGAAACCTTTTCCTCCTGAAACGCGTCGCTTACGAAGTTCAGCTGAGTTTGATGGTGGTGGATACCCGAATCTCAAGGCAACCGTTCCGTTGACTCGTTCCACTCGACGGTCCGCGAG ACTATTTGGTGATGCAAGCGAACTTACGTACTCCGTTGAAACAAGAACTCACGGTGGAAGAGCGACCGCTGGAAGAG GGAAAGGAGGAAGAGTGTCCATCTCCTCAgttcagaaaaaaagtaagaacaGCAAAAAAGTATTCGCAGACAAATGTGAATTGATTCGCCGCAGCGACAGAAAGCGTCGCAAGGTTTACGAAACTCTGAATGTTCAGATGTTAACAGATCATCGCTTTTTGACGGACTTTGAAAACTCCAAACCACCAAAAAATAGTATGGAAAGGAAGCGGTATTTCATGGAGGAAGAAAGCGATTCACAAACCGAAGGGGATGAG gATGCTCTAGTTCGAACACCTAGCATGTATGACCTAGTCAAGAGAAAGCATGACCAGACACCAACACCTGAAAAACGTTCTAACAGATCAAGCATACACAAACAGCAAGATCAGCGGGAAGAAactgaagaggaagaggatGACGAGGAAGAGGATGACGAGGAAGAAGATGACGAggaagatgatgatgaggaagatgaggatgaagatgaagatgaagatgatggAGATGGTgaagaagagaaagattaTAAGGGGTATCAGCTAAGGCAGAGAAGGCCGATACCCAATAGATATATTGCACCACCCCTGAAGACATGTAGTAGAG GAAAGAGAGGCACCATCCACTTGCCAATTACCAAAAAACGGGAGAAACGACAAAAGCCACCCAAGTATGCTTCTCCAGTGAGACGGATGCAAAGACACAAACGCAAAGCAATCAACATGAGCTCATCTACATCCTCTTCTG ATGAATCAGGCAATGAAAAAGATGAAAGGAAGTTTGAACGGCGGAAGTCCAAGAGCATGGCAAAGGCCAGAGGCCGATGTCTGCCAATGAATTTCACTATGGAGGATGCTACCTGTGGAATTATCAAGGAGAGAGCTCGAATTGGTTCAAGTTTAGCTGATGTTGATCCAATGAATATTAACAATAAG GTGATGTTTGATGCAGTTGGTGGTTTGAACAAACAAATTAGAGCTCTGAAagaaatggtcttatttccaTTAATGTACCCTGAGGTGTTTGAGAAATTCAAGGTAGCTCCACCAAGAGGAGTTCTTTTTCATGGTCCTCCAG GTACTGGGAAGACATTGGTGGCTCGAGCTCTTGCTAACGAATGCAGCCAAGGTGACAAGAAGGTGGCTTTTTTTATGAGGAAAGGTGCAGATTGCTTGAGCAAGTGGGTTGGTGAATCTGAGCGACAATTGAGATTGCTATTTGATCAG GCATTCACAATGAGACCATCTATAATATTCTTTGATGAGATAGATGGTTTGGCACCAGTGCGTTCTAGTCGACAAGACCAGATTCATAGTTCTATCGTATCCACACTTCTAGCACTTATGGATGGTTTGGACAGCAGAGGGGAGATTGTTGTGATTGGTGCCACCAACAGAATTGATGCTATTGATCCTGCACTGCGCAGACCTGGTCGCTTTGACAGGGAATTTCAGTTTTCCCTCCCTGACAAGAAT GCAAGAAGGAGCATTTTAACTATTCACACTTGTGAGTGGGAACCCAAGCTACTGCCATCCTTTGTAAATGAGCTTTCAGGTCGTTGTGTTGGCTACTGTGGAGCAGATATAAAGGCATTGTGTACAGAAGCTGCCCTATTTGCCTTGAGAAGACGTTATCCTCAAATCTACAATAGCAGTAAGAAATTGTTGCTAGATGTTAACTCCATAGAAGTTACAGCAAAGGATTTTCAAAAGGCAATGAAGACAATAGTCCCAGCCTCTCAACGCTCAGTTGTCTCACCTGCGAGACCCCTGTTGCCTCATATGTGGCCCTTACTTAAAAAGACTGTAGCTCAAGCTGTGGAAATCTTGAAGAATGTATTCCCCCCTGCTCATGTCAAGACAG ttATGGAGGGAAGTCCTTGCAAACTATCAAGCATTTCTAACAACAGCCGTCATGAAAATCGTACCAATACAGCTTCCTTTGTAAGCGATGAGGAAGTCAGCTCTGATGATGACTATGGACCCTCAATCTTTGAACCTGTTTCTGGTTCATCAAGAAGTGAACGCTACATGCGACGTGTGCAGCAATTTTCCAGTAATTCTGGCCATGAAACTGTAATCCAGCATCAATCATCATTCTTCTGCTCtgcaagtagccaagatagaGGGGCACTGTCAATATATCGCCCTCGGATGCTGATATGTGGTGAGAAGGGAATGGGTCAATCAGCTCATCTTGCTCCTGCTTTATTACACACTATGGAACATATGACTGTGTACTGTTTGGATCTACCAGCTTTGTTTGGAGTTGCTTCCAAAACGCCAGAAGAGGCATGTGCCCAG TTGTTTCGAGAAGCAAGGCGCACATCTCCTTGTGTGGTATACTCTCCTCATTTTGATTCGATATGGAATGCTACTGGGGACAGCTTGCATGCAACACTGTTGTCGTTGCTTCAGGATCTCCCACCACTAGCTCCTGTGCTGTTTCTAGCAACTGCTGACAAAAGCTGGTGTAACTTACCAAGTATAATGCAAGAGTTGTTTTCTGAGGAAACTGGGCAG gttttcttGGTGGAAGACCCTACCTtcagtgaaagaaaatgcttttttAGTGATGTGCTGGACAAGTCATTGCAACTGCCCAAACCAAAGGAGTCCA AGAGAGACCGAGATTTGGAGGTCTTGCCCTTTGCACCAACTCCTCCTCCAAGGCAGTTATCGGAAGCTGAACTCAGCAAAGCTCGCCAGGATGAAGAGAACACTATGAGAGAATTGCGGATCTTCCTCAGAGATGTTCACACGAAGCTTATCACAGATCGCAGAttcaaagaattttcaaaACCTGTGGATTTGTTGGAG GTGCCTGATTATCTTGAAGTCATCAAAGAACCCATGGATCTTGCAACTATATTGCACAGAATTGACTGCCACTATTATAATACATGTGCTCAGTACTTGGCTGATGTAGACTTGATCACAAGTAATGCTTTGAAGTACAACCCAGACAGGGATCCCTTGGACAAGCTGATCCGGCATAGGGCATGTGAACTGAGTGATTTAGCACACTCCCATATTAAATCTCAATTAGAACCAGAGTTTGAGAAG ATCTGCGAGGAGATTGTTTCTGCAAGGGAAAGAAGAG GTGAATCAACTGCTGCAGCACCTCCATATGTCTTGACTGCTCCAGTCACACAAGGGACTCCAACTGTTGTGTCTGTCAGCCATCCTAAAGGGACAGAAAAGTCAGCTGTGGAAGTGTCAGATATTACATTTGTGTCAGAGTCACAACCACAAAGCAATACTTGTACTACCCAGAAGAGGAAAGCCAAGAAACCAAGAAGGAAAGCACCAGTTTATTGGGGAAAGAAACCCAGCAAAAGAAAACCAGATGCCAAGCGCAACTTAAATATTGATTCTCATCTGGTAAAGGCTGAGAAAGACTTTCTGCAAAATGATGGACACAGTGAAGGGGACAGAACTGAGGATGTTGCTTGCAATTTTGTTGGTGTTAAGGCAACTGTAAATGATACAAGGAAAGGAGAAGAATCAGATGCAAACATCAATGAGCAATGTGATATTCAAAATACACAACATGATAGCCATGATGTAAATATGAAAGAGGATGAGGTGGAAACTTACAGATTGTTCAATGGAGATGGTGATTTGCTACATGCCAAAGATCCTATTGAATTTTGCAATGATGTGATATCCAGCACTAATACAGAACTTATTTCTCAATTGTCTGATGGAAACCCAAAGAATAGTCAGACCATCAGCACAGTCAATGGGATCATTGAAGAAGACAACCCAGAGGGGAACACACAAGACATGAACCCTCATG gcGATAGCAACTCAAACACTGTGCCAGAGATGGAACTTTCTAGGTCATCCCTTAACACAAGTAACAAAGAACTTGACAAGTTGGCAGGCAACTCAGATGACATCTGCAGTCAAGTTACTGAtggaatgaaagaaaaactagatTTCTTGCTGCATCTATTGGTTGAATCAACAAAGGGATCTTGTATAGAAACACTTGAAAGATGCTACAGTGCACTACAATTTTGCATACATCAACACAGATATTGCCATGACAAGGCAAAACTTCTTCAG GACTTGGAAGAGGTGATCGGAGGGTTAAGAGTATCACAAAGAACTACAAtaagttga